From one Brachypodium distachyon strain Bd21 chromosome 4, Brachypodium_distachyon_v3.0, whole genome shotgun sequence genomic stretch:
- the LOC100831790 gene encoding phytoene synthase 2, chloroplastic: MAGSSAVYTPCRPHHAHGHQQRRWRRSALAHGLLPTATTGRRGVLARASLAAAAAAGRTAAEEAVYEVVLRQAALQGSGTREAAAGKGRRRWREEEVDDAELGWGLLGDAYERCGEVCAEYAKTFYLGTQLMTPERRKAVWAIYVWCRRTDELVDGPNSSYITPKALDRWEKRLEDLFEGRPYDMYDAALSDTASKFPIDIQPFRDMIEGMRLDLWKSRYKSFDELYLYCYYVAGTVGLMTVPVMGIAPDSKASAETVYNAALALGIANQLTNILRDVGEDARRGRIYLPLDELAQAGLTEEDIFRGKVTDKWRRFMKGQIQRARLFFDEAEEGVMHLDSASRWPVLASLWLYRQILDAIEANDYNNFTKRAYVGKAKKLLSLPVAYARAAVSS, translated from the exons ATGGCGGGGTCGTCCGCCGTGTACACGCCCTGCAGGCCGCACCACGCCCACGGCCAccagcagcggaggtggcggaggagcGCCCTCGCCCACGGCCTGCtccccaccgccaccaccgggAGGAGGGGCGTCCTCGCGAGGGCAagcctggcggcggcggcggccgcggggaggacggcggcggaggaggcggtgtACGAGGTGGTGCTGCGGCaggcggcgctgcaggggAGCGGGACGAGGGAGGCCGCGGCTGGTaaagggaggcggcggtggcgggaggaggaggtggacgaCGCCGAGCTCGGATGGGGACTCCTCGGCGACGCCTACGAACGATGCGGCGAGGTCTGCGCCGAGTACGCCAAGACCTTCTACCTCG GTACACAACTCATGACTCCTGAAAGGCGCAAGGCTGTTTGGGCGATCTATG TATGGTGCAGAAGAACTGATGAGCTAGTGGATGGTCCTAACTCATCTTATATCACACCAAAGGCACTTGATCGGTGGGAGAAGAGATTAGAAGATCTCTTTGAAGGCCGCCCGTATGATATGTACGACGCAGCCCTCTCAGACACAGCGTCAAAGTTTCCAATTGATATCCAG CCATTCAGAGACATGATTGAAGGAATGAGGCTTGACTTGTGGAAGTCAAGGTACAAGAGCTTTGATGAGCTTTACCTCTACTGCTACTATGTCGCTGGTACTGTTGGTCTCATGACAGTGCCGGTGATGGGCATAGCTCCAGACTCAAAGGCCTCTGCAGAGACTGTCTACAATGCCGCACTAGCTCTTGGCATTGCCAACCAACTGACGAACATTCTCAGAGATGTAGGAGAAGA CGCGAGGAGGGGGAGAATATACCTTCCACTGGACGAATTGGCACAAGCGGGACTGACAGAAGAGGACATATTCAGAGGGAAAGTGACCGATAAATGGAGGAGATTCATGAAAGGCCAAATTCAGCGCGCCAGGTTGTTCTTTGATGAGGCCGAGGAAGGCGTCATGCATCTAGACTCCGCGAGCAGATGGCCG GTTCTAGCATCGTTATGGCTGTACAGGCAGATCCTGGATGCCATCGAAGCAAACGACTACAACAACTTCACCAAGCGTGCTTATGTAGGCAAGGCGAAGAAGCTACTGTCCTTACCGGTCGCATATGCGAGGGCGGCTGTTTCATCATGA